Within Ipomoea triloba cultivar NCNSP0323 chromosome 9, ASM357664v1, the genomic segment AAGGACTAATATGTAGTTTTATCTGTGAGaaatgataataaattttgttgaatctatcTAACAAAATGACCGAATGAATGTATGTTAGGCTTCATTTCTAGCTAGTATGAAAACAATGCATGCTTTAGACATTCTCAAAAATTATTTCTCATGAGATTCAACCACCCCCACCCTTCTCTATATATGGgtgatattatatattttgactttatttatttttgtatttttctccAAATTTGATACGATGGCTGCTTTCATACAGTTGCTTGCAGTCACTGCTCATTATTAAGCTAAAGTTTACGTATTGcaaagtataaattaaagggacttgaaagaaaattattaaacaaaaaaaaaataaagggagAAATCACCTATGATCAACACCACCAAGTCAAAATGGAATGCACCAACTCATATATTCTATGGAgtaatacaaataaatatatagggAAAAAAAATGGATTATAAAATTACTTTTCACATGTAATTAAATATGTATGCATGACATTGGTCACTTTGTTATTATTTCTTGTTAATTATTGTTTAGATTTTAACTTGTGGttattagtataaaaataataactaaatttaGATTGATagttaatttttgaaaaaagaacGTGTTAAAAATGAATGGtaattaatggtaaatcatagtagaatgatcaaattaaaatcaGACATACTTAACTATATTGACGAGTAATATTGcaattgataattatataatgaaCTAAAACAACTAGACATAATAGAGACCATGCTAGCTGCGAAACATCGTAAGAGACAAGAATGTTAGTTGGAGAGGAGGATTTATCTACGACTACTAAAAAAATCACACAACAGAAATTATATTGAAGGGTGGACCATTATGTGGGGCTAGCTTGGAGTGGGCATGGAGCAAAGGCATTACCGCATTAGGGCGCTAGAAGTGAAAAGTGACTCCATGGAAGCTATTCAATTGGTGAAGGGAGAGAACGAGTCAAGGAGACCAATATGtgaaactaaataaataatgtcAAAATTGGAGACGAGTCTAGGATGTTCATTCGGTTAATAATTGAATGTATTAatcgaatcaaattaaataaatttgtaaaatactTTTAATTGTTAATCGaaccaaaatttatatttataaattaattgaatCAATTTTTCTAAATATTCTATACAGCCAAAAGAGTCAATACTCCATCTAGAACTGTCAAAGTAGACCGAAGTTCGCGAGCGTCCCGCAGTGGAGTGGGTtaggactaaaaaaaaaaaataaaaaaaaagattgcgAAAGAGCAAGCCTAACGGGTTGACCCGCTTTGACAATAGTTCTCACTATTAAAGTTCAATCATGTGACATTCTCTCAAAGAGAATTATCAATGTACTATCTGAACACAAGATGcttgatatattaaaaaagttGCCGACCAAATTATACACACCTGACCTCATATGACATGTCGCAAAGAGGAGAGCTGGAGAGGAGAGCACGGAAAAGAGCGTGGACAGTGGCGCAGCCTTTCCCTGCCCATGTCCGTTGGCCATTTAtataacattaatatttttgccttttatatatattatatataatactgtAAATATTCTACTGCTACAGGCCTACAGCGTACACGAGAGCAAGAAAGGCAGGAAATCATTACTTGCCCGCACATGCAACAGAGACATATACACACACcatttctctatatatattccTTCCCCTTCACCCGActcctccctccctccctccctccaaACCATTTATCTCTCAATTACTCGCAGACCCTAGAATTCTTGCTCTCTGCTTGCTGAATCCAGGTAAATTTTACTTTGTCGTCAATTTGGGGAGACTCTGTGGATCAAGAATTGATTTTTACCAAAATCCCATCTctattattatgttttcttcAGTGttccaattttttcttttttgttatcTTAAATTTTGCTACTCATTTTGATGTATTCCAGAGGTGTGTAATTCAGTGTAGAATTAATGAATTGTCTTCCTAATTTCTAACACTTAAGTGTGtttaggaaaatgtttttctgaaaaattattcattttttgagaaaacattttcattttaaatgtttggttgcatttcagaattcatttttcggaaaatgagcTTGTTTAATTAGAATCCACAATTATCTTTGTGGCATGTCATCTTAGAAAGTAGTGAGACTTCACTAAGCCTCCACCCAGGGAATGAAACTGGACATGGCTGTTGTattttaataacataataatGCATCAATGCCACAGCTTTGATTTAATTGGACATCTTGCTGCCACTATCATTTGGCTGAATACTGAATCTTAACTTGGATAAAGTTTTAAATACTATTGTGTTTTATGCATTGTGAAGGTTACTCACTGCAAACTGCCATTTTTGATTCAGTTTACTATTAGTATGAAGTGCTTGGTTGATTTTCCTGTTGATAATTTTTCAGGCAAAAAGCATGGCTTTGATGTCCCAGTCTGGGCCATCATATGGCATGCATTCAGAAGTGGTAAAATGTAAAGGTGGATGTAATAGTGTTGTGAACAGTATGGAGATGTTCAAAAGGAATGAAATTTTCtttggtttgtcttcctcttcaCGGAGTTCATCAAAGGGTATGATAGGGTTGCGTTTGGATTGCAGTGGAGCAGGATCTAGACGAGGACACGGGGGGTTGACTGTTGCTGCAAGTCCTCCAACGGAGGATGTTGTTACTGCTGCAGAGCCGTTAACAAAAGAAGACCTCGTTGGATATCTTGCTTCTGGATGcaagacaaaagaaaaatggaggTTCACCTTTTAGCCTTCCTTGgtactttaaaattaaaatcaaatgcTTCTTTGCAAACACCCTACTCCCTCCTATTCACCCATCTATGAAGGAATGGAAGAAACTTTTAGTTGTGATGCTGATTACGTGAACTTATATATGTTTCTTCACTATATTTATACCTTAGCCTTTTCCCAAGTGTTGCAATTCAGTTGGTTCAGGAAAGCATCTAAAACTTAGTTTATGCTTTTACACTGCCAAACTGCTTAATTTCCTATGGTTTTATGTTAATACTTGTAATTTGTGTGTGGAAGATTGTGAATTCTGTTAAGCAAGTGCATGGAAGCATGGGATGAGATCACTGATTCACTGGTTTTTCTTTGAGGCTAATTCACCAAATCTAGGAAACACGAACTTTAATATCTTTGCTGTGCAATATAGCTTCAAATATGTTTGCATGAACTGCAAATGACACAAACTGTCTAGCAACCTGACTCGTTTTGTGAATCTTGGCTATACAGGATAGGTACAGAGCATGAAAAGTTTGGTTTTGAGTTTGAGACTCTGCGGCCTATGAAGTATGAACAAATAGCTGAGTTGCTTAATGGCATTTCTGAGAGATTTGATTGGGATAAAATAATGGAAGGTGACAAAATTATTGGGCTAAAACaggtattttgattttttgatttcaaattttgaaaaattcttgAACATCCACGTTTTATGTTTGAAACTATAGTCTTTTCACATTACTAACAAGTACCAAGTTAAATATTTCGGCATGTCAACTTCATTTTTCACTCTCATCTATCCTTCATATGATTTTCTGGAAATAACTTAATGAAGTTTATGTTGGTCTTTTATTGTGATTCTGTAAGAAACTTGATTCAATATTTTCTATTTGCAGGGAAAGCAAAGTATATCGTTGGAGCCTGGTGGTCAATTTGAGCTTAGTGGTGCACCACTTGAAACTCTGCATCAAACTTGTGCAGAGGTTAATTCACATCTTTACCAGGTATGTGCTACAGCTCTAAATATCAAACCATAGTATATTGCATGTATCCAATTCTTTCATTTCTCATAAGGTTCTACGGTTTCTACCATCCCCACTGCAACTCTTTCCCTAAAAATGTACAAACAAACACGGACATTCCAGTGTAACCCTCCATTTCTTCATATACTGGAGGTTTTTCACAATATTTTGGTGACACTTGAATATGAATTGTTGTTAATGGCACAGGTAAAGGCTGTTGCAGAGGAGATGGGAATTGGATTTCTGGGAATTGGGTTCCAACCGAAATGGGGGCTAAAAGACATACCGATAATGCCAAAGGtagaattttatgtttataatctATTCAAGTGATATGATCAAGAATGTTTCATTAACTTAAATATATTGCTGAAAATTTTGCTTAGCTGCTGCATTTATTAATAGTGCTCTTTGACTCCAGGGGAGATATGAGATCATGAGAAACTACATGCCCAAAGTTGGCTCACTTGGACATGATATGATGTTTCGAACATGTACTGTTCAGGTACATATGTAATTCCTCTCTCACGGGTGTCTTATGTGGTGCACACAAACCATTTCATTTCTCGACCTCTTTTTTGTGTTGTGTGCATGCACGTGATATTGTATGTATGCGTATTGGATTGCAAGCATGATCGATATAGCTGTTTTTTTCAGGTGAATCTGGACTTCAGTTCTGAAGCTGACATGATAAACAAGTTCCGTGCTGGTCTTTCATTGCAGCCTGTGAGAAACTTTGTTCATTCCTGTTTCCATTggaactattttttatttttttgacaaGTTATTTAGTAGGAAGTTTGTTCGTTCTACACTTCTATAGATCTAACTAGATGACGTAACAGATTGCTACAGCCCTGTTTGCGAATTCACCTTTTACTGAAGGAAAACCTAATGGTTATCTCAGTATGAGAAGGTAAATTTTCTTTAGCAAGATATGGACTGtacaataaatattattgttaaatGTCACGTTTTCTTTGTTTCGCCAGCCACATTT encodes:
- the LOC116030749 gene encoding glutamate--cysteine ligase, chloroplastic-like; protein product: MALMSQSGPSYGMHSEVVKCKGGCNSVVNSMEMFKRNEIFFGLSSSSRSSSKGMIGLRLDCSGAGSRRGHGGLTVAASPPTEDVVTAAEPLTKEDLVGYLASGCKTKEKWRIGTEHEKFGFEFETLRPMKYEQIAELLNGISERFDWDKIMEGDKIIGLKQGKQSISLEPGGQFELSGAPLETLHQTCAEVNSHLYQVKAVAEEMGIGFLGIGFQPKWGLKDIPIMPKGRYEIMRNYMPKVGSLGHDMMFRTCTVQVNLDFSSEADMINKFRAGLSLQPIATALFANSPFTEGKPNGYLSMRSHIWTDTDRNRTGMLPFVFDDSFGFEQYVDYALDVPMYFVYRKKKYIDCTGMSFRDFMVGKLPPIPGEYPTLNDWENHLTTIFPEVRLKRYLEMRGADGGPWRRLCALPAFWVGLLYDDISLQSILDMTADWTMGEREMLRNKVPKSGLNTPFRDGLLKHVAQDVLHLAKGGLERRGYKETGFLNAVAEVVNTGVTPAEKLLELYHGNWGQNVDPVFEELLY